The following proteins are co-located in the Triplophysa dalaica isolate WHDGS20190420 chromosome 2, ASM1584641v1, whole genome shotgun sequence genome:
- the si:ch211-114l13.9 gene encoding caspase b — protein sequence MPGIKTLLLDALQDLTEPVLKDFRWRLSNSMDSGIPPIPVSKLENTSRYDIVDVMVQRYGASDAGTIAVKVLNLMRQNELASKLTGNLQRVSSDSEEAGAGAGAGAGAGAGSGAGATSGAGVQTSGVSVNIQSSNGASVKAPVLHGGVFNGPVTFN from the exons ATGCCTGGGATCAAAACACTGCTTCTAGATGCACTTCAGGATCTGACAGAGCCTGTCTTGAAAGACTTCAGATGGCGTCTGAGCAACAGCATGGATTCAGGCATTCCGCCAATACCTGTAAGCAAGCTTGAGAACACTAGCCGCTATGATATTGTGGATGTCATGGTGCAGCGGTATGGTGCTTCAGATGCTGGGACGATTGCTGTCAAAGTTCTAAACTTAATGCGACAGAACGAACTGGCCAGTAAACTAACTGGGAATCTCCAGAGAG TGTCTTCAGACTCAGAAGAAGCTGGTGCTGGTGCCGGTGCCGGTGCTGGTGCTGGTGCCGGTTCCGGGGCTGGAGCGACATCTGGTGCTGGTGTTCAGACTTCAGGGGTTTCAGTTAATATACAGTCCTCCAATGGAGCGAGTGTCAAAGCCCCAGTCCTTCATGGTGGTGTTTTTAATGGCCCagtaacatttaattaa
- the nxnl1 gene encoding nucleoredoxin-like protein 1: MVDLFLGKVLVKNNKDKDELDTEHEIILRLQNRILVLFFASGECERCQDFAPTLKDFFKKLTDEFYVERSAQLVLLYVSMDSSEEQQEKFLKELPKRCLFLPYGDPYRQELAGMFEVIDVPSVVVLRPDCSVLAQNAVAEICALGPGCFRNWQEGTELIDRNFMMNEEFDEGKMRSITDPFRRLKYKVEDKKKKKKGNIAEEEQDDDGGGGGVWG, encoded by the exons ATGGTTGATCTGTTCTTGGGCAAAGTTCTggtgaaaaacaacaaagataAAGATGAGCTGGACACCGAGCATGAGATCATCCTGCGGCTCCAGAATCGCATCCTCGTGCTGTTTTTCGCCTCCGGAGAATGCGAGAGGTGTCAGGACTTTGCTCCGACGCTCAAAGACTTCTTCAAGAAACTGACGGATGAGTTTTACGTGGAGCGCTCGGCTCAGCTGGTTCTCCTCTACGTCTCAATGGACTCATCAGAGGAGCAACAGGAGAAGTTCCTGAAGGAGCTGCCCAAACGCTGCCTGTTCCTGCCGTATGGAGATCCATACAGAca GGAGCTGGCGGGCATGTTCGAAGTGATAGACGTGCCCAGCGTGGTGGTGTTGCGTCCCGACTGCTCCGTCCTCGCTCAAAACGCCGTGGCAGAAATCTGCGCCCTGGGACCCGGCTGCTTCCGCAACTGGCAGGAAGGGACGGAGCTTATCGACAGGAACTTCATGATGAACGAGGAGTTTGACGAGGGCAAAATGCGCAGCATCACCGACCCCTTCAGGCGACTCAAATACAAGGTGGAAgacaagaagaaaaagaagaaagggAATATTGCAGAAGAAGAGCAAGACGATGatggtggaggaggaggagtgTGGGGCTGA